One genomic segment of Hydrocarboniclastica marina includes these proteins:
- a CDS encoding helix-turn-helix domain-containing protein — protein MATDDEKSQALEELLKDSLHTLDSMEKIDRLQSRPDSADEAAGENDPELPDDVTLLERLGDLTGFAFRLARRTTGTSLKVGRALMGSQDQLKAMLAAGRGLRDLREVAGLTVNEMAEALDLRDKSVLEAAENGTATLSFELILRLAALLARNDPVPFILKYTRTYNPDLWRVMDGWGLGRLPLHFEREREFINIYRRHDEARKLSDEGFAHVLQFTRSAFEMSLHFVAEQEAITSAPKDEADGDAGTKKTTANRSSKARGKKGTGG, from the coding sequence ATGGCAACTGACGACGAGAAATCCCAGGCACTGGAGGAACTCCTCAAGGATTCACTTCACACGCTCGACTCCATGGAAAAAATCGACCGGTTGCAGTCCCGGCCGGACTCAGCGGATGAGGCGGCCGGTGAAAATGACCCGGAACTGCCTGATGATGTCACCTTATTGGAAAGACTAGGCGACCTGACGGGGTTCGCGTTTCGGCTTGCGCGGCGCACCACTGGCACATCCCTCAAGGTCGGCCGGGCACTGATGGGATCCCAGGATCAGTTGAAAGCCATGCTCGCAGCTGGTCGAGGGCTTCGGGATCTGCGGGAAGTCGCCGGGCTTACGGTCAATGAGATGGCTGAAGCACTGGACCTTCGAGACAAGAGCGTTCTCGAGGCCGCAGAAAATGGCACGGCCACCCTTTCCTTTGAGCTGATTCTCCGATTGGCGGCGCTGTTGGCCCGCAATGACCCCGTGCCTTTTATTCTCAAGTACACCCGCACCTACAACCCCGACCTTTGGCGTGTCATGGATGGCTGGGGACTGGGCCGTCTACCCCTGCACTTTGAGCGGGAGCGTGAATTCATCAATATCTATCGCCGGCATGATGAGGCGCGCAAGCTCTCTGATGAGGGTTTCGCCCACGTACTCCAGTTCACCCGTTCAGCATTCGAAATGTCGCTGCATTTCGTCGCCGAACAGGAAGCCATAACCTCCGCACCGAAGGACGAAGCGGACGGCGACGCAGGCACGAAAAAAACAACCGCAAACCGAAGCAGTAAAGCCAGGGGCAAAAAGGGCACCGGGGGCTGA